From the genome of Methanofollis sp. UBA420:
TTCATCCTGGACAGGGTGGCGGAGCAGAAGGGGATCATCGTCGTGCCCGAGGACCCGAACACCGATGTCTGGAAGGGGTATGTCCTCGGCGACCGGGAGGTGGAAGAGCGGTTGTACCAGATGGCGCACGACCGCAGGGAGGCCTTCGAGAAGGGCGGGACATATTTCTGAGATCAGGCTCCACTCTTTTTTCGCGAGGCATGAAGACAGTAGCGCCCGTGATCATCTCGGCGAGCCGGGCGACAGACATCCCGGCATTTTACAGCGAATGGTTCATGAACAGGCTGCGGGCCGGGTATGCGGTCTGGACGAACCCCTTCAACAGGAAATTCTCCCAGAAGGTCTCCTTTGAAAAGACGAGGGTGTTTGTCTTCTGGACGAAGAACCCCGCCCCCCTGGTGCCGCACCTCGACGAGATCGAGAGGATGGGGTATCATTACTATTTCCAGTACACTCTCAACGATTACGAGAGGGAGGGGCTCGAGCCTGGCCTGCCCCCTCTCGACGAGCGTGTCGAGACCTTCCGGGCGCTTGCTGAGCGTGTGGGAAAGGAGCGGGTGATCTGGCGCTTCGACCCCCTCCTCCTCTCCAACGACCTCACCGTCGAGAAACTCCTCGCACGGGTGAAGGGGGTGGGGGACCGCATCCACGCCTCGACGGAACGCCTGGTCTTCAGCTTTGCCGACATCGACGCCTACCGCGCGGTGCGGCGGCGGCTCGGTTGGAGGTACCGCGAGTTCGGGCTCGAGGAGATGCGGGCCTTTGCCGAGGGCCTCGCCGCACTGAACAGTGACTGGGATCTTGCCCTCGCCACCTGTGCGGAGGAGGTCGACCTCTCCGCCTGCAGGATAAAGAAGAACAGGTGCATCGACGACCGCCTCCTCAGACGCCTCTTCCCCGACGACCCCGCGTTGACGGCATTCCTGGGCCCGCCGTCGCAACGCGACCTTTTCGGGAGGACCACTCCCGCGAAGGGCCTGAAGGACAAAGGCCAGCGGGAGAGCTGCGGCTGCATCCGGAGCAAGGACATCGGCGCCTACTCGACATGCCCCCACCTCTGCCTCTACTGCTATGCGAACTCGGCCGAAGGGGCGGTGCGGCGGAATTCTGAGAGGCACCGGGTTGAGGAGGAGGGGTTGGTGCAGACGGGGGAAGGGGCGTGATCGTGTCCCGACCATCCTGGGTGCAGTCAGCCACCCGGACGGGAACTCCCTCGGCGTAGAGTCTCAAACCCTCTCTCTTCTGCCGGAGATCGCTGACAATCCGGAGGCGGAGGCCCTCCTTGAGTTCATAGAGTATAACACAGACCCTTCTCCTCTCCTGACGGGCCCTCCTTTTCCGCCGAGAGATGCCGGGTCCGATTTGCAATCGGTACTGCACCGGATTGCCGTTACTTCCCTTTTATCTTCCAGATATCTCGGGCAGATTTTCCGATTTCTTTCCAGCGCTTCTTTTCAAGCCTCACCAGCCCGATCTCCGCTTTATCCCGTTCGAATTCGAGTTCTCGCATGAGCCGGTGAAAATTCTCCAGCCGTGCTGCAGAGAGGACTCCGTCCCTCACGGCCGCCTGCACCGCACAGCCCGGCTCCTGTTCGTGCCGGCAGTCCGAGAACCGGCAGCCCTCCGCCAGTTCGAGAATATCGGGGAATGTATCAGCAATACCGGCAGCTGCCGTACCGATGCCGACCTCCCTCAAACCGGGGTTGTCTATCATGAGCGCCCCGCCTTCCAGGACGAAGAGCTGGCGGACGGTCGTGGTGTGCCGCCCTTTCTCGTCGTAGTCCCGGGTATGCGAGGTCTCCTGCACCGGACAGCCCATGAGCCGGTTTATCAGGGTGGACTTGCCGACGCCCGACGAACCGATGAGGGCGACCGTTGTTCCCGGCGGGAGGTACGGGTCAAGCCGGTCGACACCCTCTCCGCTCGCGGCGCTGATTGGAATGACCGGTATACCGGGAGAGCCCGAAGCGATCCCATCGGCGAGCGATGCGGGGTCGTCCGCCAGATCGGATTTATTGATGACGATAACGGGGCGGGCACCCGAAGCGTGGGCGATAGCGAGAAAGCGCTCTATCCGGCGGGCGTTGAGGTCATGACCGGCGGCCGTGACGATAAAGACCGTATCGATATTCGCCGCAATGACCTGGTCGGTGCTTTCACGTCCCGATGCCCCCCGTGCAAAGAGGGTCTTGCGCGGGAGGATATCAACGATCGTCGAGGTGCCGGCCTCCGGCTGATCGAGCAATACGACGAAATCTCCAACCGCTGGAAAGCGGCCGAGTTTCCGCAGAGCTCCGGAGATCCCCGCCGTGATGGACCCGCCGTCGACGAGAACGTCCCACACGGTCTTCTGCCGGCAGGCCACGCGGCCCGGCACATACGGCCCGGCGTACTTTGAGAATGCCGCATTGTGCTCCTCCGTCCAGCCGAGGTCTTCAAGCGTATGGGAGTGCTGCTCTCCGCACCGGGATGTGGACTGTTTCATTAGACGACCTTTCCTCTGTAAAATGGGTGGCATACAATGCGCCAAGTGCTTTGTGGTCGTTTTCATCGACTGCGGTCTCTTCTGTGTGGCGAACGCATGCGAGCAACGGTGTGCCTACAAGGTCAAAGAAGAGGGTGCCGCCGTTGAAAATAGTGATATTGATAACAGCAGCGAGACGATGATGCTGATCCTCACGCCTTTCTGGTTCATGGCTCTGAAATGCGGTCTGTCCTTTTCCGGTGAGTTTGAGAGTGATCTCCTTCTCATTTCGCAGGCCGCGAACTTTTTTACCAGTCCGCGCTTTGTCAGCCGGGTTATCGTCCGGGATGCGGCCGAGGGCGTTACCCCGAGAATGTGATCCCGGATACCGCATTGAGGAAAGCGCCTCTCGTATTCATACGGGGTGTCGGGTTCGATCACGGTGCTGGTTGTTTCGGGAGGATCCCGACATCATCGAGAGTATCGACAGCGAAAATATTAATGCCGCCCGGACCACTGAAGGCGTTCGAGGCGAAAAGTGCGAAGGAGTGAATATCCGCCAGATTAACAGAGCGAAGACAAATCGTTGGTATGGAAATGTGTGCGGTGATATCCGTTTCATGATACGGTCCAGAGAGTACGATTATGATGACAAAAAAACTGTGACGCCTCCTGCTGGAGGAGATGGCTTCGACTTTCGCACATTCCGGCACATCCTGCGGATCGAGGGGCTCATTCCTTTTACCGGGTGTGCAATTCTCATCGGGTTTGCCGCGGCGCTATGGGAAGTCGGTTTTTCAGGCGCTGACTGGCGCTTATTTGGTATCGCGGTTGTCGCAGTTCTCTTCGTCCACATCGATGCCCACATCTGGAATGATATCATGGATCTCGAGGTAGACCGGCGTGAAAAGAGCAGGGAAACGAAACGTGACCGGCCCCTCGTCTATGGGTGGGCTACTGTCGGCGATTACAGGAAGATGTCCGCGATTATCACGGTCCTGGTGGTGGTCCTCACCGCATACCTGACGATGCAGCGGATTTTGATCCCACTCCTGTTTATCATGGGATTTTTTTTCGATTATGGCTATAATCATCCCCGCATCGCGCTGGGGCACCAGCCCTATACCGAATGGTACATTTTTCCCTGGCTGGTCGTCGGCGTGACGGTGACGATCGTCTATGCCGCGACCGGCATATTCTCTCTCCTGGCCTTCATCCTGTCGCTCCTGCACGGCCTGACGGTGACCTGTTTCGCGGTATCGATGATGCGTCGGGACGTACATTCCGACCGGTTGGGGGGGAAAAAGACATCTTCCGTCGTGTCTCCGGAGATCCCGCACGCCACGGTGTACGGCATCGTTACCTTGCTTGTGTCCGTCCTGATGTTCTACCCTCTTGTTTCCATTCTCGGCAGTACGGAGTTCGCATATCTTCTTATCCTCACAACGGCCGTTATCGCAGCGATGAACACGGTTTGCGGGGCAAGAATTGATCAACTGTGCACCCGCGCGTTGTACTCCGTTTATCCTGATTTCGAGTCGAAAGCCAACACGTTAATGTTGCAGCAGGTGGGAGCATCGATGGTCCATGCCGTGGCGATCACCGTGATCGTACTGACGTCCGGGGGGATTGTATGAACGTTGCGATTGCAGGTGCCGGGATCGCCGGCGGGTATCTGGCCGGGCTTCTCGAACAGAGAGGGATCTCGCCGGATGTCTATGACGGCCGGGGACATGCCACTCGCTGTACATGCCGTTCGTGCGGGTGGGGTGCGCCGACGGGTATCGGACCGTACCTCGCCGATGTCGGCCTCGACCTGGACGACTACCTCATCGAACCCATGTCCCCCATGGATTTTGATGGCCTTGTGGCCACGACGCCCCTTTGCACCGTACATAAACCCTGGCTTCTCCAGGATCTCACGAGATCTGTCCGATTGAAGCGGCAGGATCTGGTGCCGGAGAAGGCAGAGGACTATGATATTGTGGTGGATGCGACCGGGATCAACCGGGCTCTCCTTCCTCCCTGCAGGTCCGACCTGACGCTCCCGACGCTGCAGCACCGGGTAATCGTGGAATCCAGAGGGAGCGAGCGCCTCGGAGCGGGGGTGTACGGGAACCGGATACCGGGACTCGGGTACCTGTGGATCTTTCCTCTCGGACACGATCACTATCATATCGGCATTGGCGGTATCGGCCGTATCCAGCACGATAGCCTTCTGGAACGGTTTTATCGGGATGCGTCCGGGCAGTTTTCATTCACCCGGCAATGCGGCTGTCATGGTCTCGTCCGGGTCGCTTCTCCGTATTACTCGACGCCCTTCTCTGTCAGAAAGACGCGGAGCGACGGTTCGCCCCAGGTGATCATTGGTGTCGGCGAATCGATAGGGACCGTGTCGCCGTTCACGGGAGAAGGAATTGTTTATTCTCTGGAATGTGCAAGACTTCTGGCAGATTCCTGGCCGGACCCTGAGGACTATACCAGATCGGTGCTGGGCCGGTTCGCCTGGATGAAAAAAGAGCGGGAAACGCTCGATTATCTTCTCTCGCCCGAAGGAAAGAGCGGGCCGAGGCTGCGGGATCGATGGAGGTTTTTCCGCAATGCTCGTCGTTCCGGGATCGGACTTCCCATGCTGGAGGCTTTCAAGCGGATGGGCAGCCTTTCGCAATGGTTGGAGGGCCCGGATGTATGATCAATAATGATTCAGGTACGATCTCCCCACTGATATCTGGCGTGTCTCGTGCGGCAGGCCTGTTCTTTCCCGTCACTTTTTGCCGGCGGGATCGAAAGCAGAAGGATGCTCAACGGGTCGAGGAGTCACGAATATAGCGTTTCACGCCCGATCTGTACTCATGTACTCATACATGGCGCTCACCCTCGAAATCGTGCTTGTCGGCATAGCGTTGCTCTTCCTGATCAGCATCATCGCAAACAAGTTCTCTGAGCGTCTCGGCGTCCCCGCCCTCCTTATCTTCCTCATTGTCGGGATGCTGGCGGGTTCGGAGGGCCCGGGCGGGATCCCGTTCGACGACCCCGTGATTGCGCAGGCCATCGGGATTATTGCGCTTGCCTACATCCTCTTCTCGGGCGGCCTCAACACGAAGTGGGAACAGATCCAGCCTGTGCTCTGGCCGGGGATCGCCCTCTCTACCCTCGGCGTCGTCCTGACTGCAGTCCTGCTCGGCGCATTTGCCGTCCTGGTCCTCGGGTTCTCCCCGCTTACGGGCCTTCTCCTCGGTGCGGTCGTCTCGTCCACCGATGCGGCTGCAGTCTTTTCAGTCCTGCGGATGGCACGAGCGCGCCTGAAAGGAAACCTGCGGCCGTTCCTCGAACTGGAGTCGGGGAGCAACGACCCGATGGCGGTCCTTCTCACCACCGGCATTATCGGCCTCATCCTCACCCCGGGATCGTCGATCTTCTCCCTCGTCCCGATGTTCGTGCAGCAGATGGCGGTCGGCAGCATGCTCGGCTACGTGATGGGCATGGTCCTTGTGTCTCTCGTCAACCGTATCAGACTTGAGTCCGAAGGGCTGTACCCCGTGCTCACCCTGACCATAGTGCTGTTGACCTACGGGCTGACCTCCACACTCGGAGGAAACGGGTTTATCGCGGTCTATGTCGCTGGCCTTGTCATGGGCAACAGCACCTTCGTTTACAGGAAAAGTCTGGTCCAGTTCCACGACGGGATCGCATGGCTGATGCAGATCGTGATGTTCCTTGCACTGGGTTTGCTCGTCTTCCCCTCGCAGCTCGCTCTGGCGGTCGTTCCGGGCCTGCTCGCCGCTCTCTTCCTGATCCTGGTCGCACGGCCGGTTGCTGTCCTGGTCACGCTGCTCCCCTGGAAGATGCCGATGAACGAGAAGATCCTGGTCTCGTGGGTGGGACTGCGGGGGGCCGTCCCGATCATCCTCGCGACTTATCCCCTCGTGGCAGGAGTGCCCGGTGCGGACCTGATTTTTAATATGGTCTTTTTCATCGTCATCGTCTCGGCGCTGGTCCACGGGACATCGATCCCCGCCGTCGCCCGTCGGCTCGGTCTCGCCGCCCCGGTCGAAGAACCGCTCAAACTCTCGCGGGAGTTCGAGGCGGAATCCGATACTCCGAGCAAAATGCTCGACCTGGTCATCCCCCCGGACTCCCCGGCTGTGGGAAAGCAGGTCGTCGACCTGGGGTTGCCGAAAGGTGCCCTTATCATTCTCATGCAGAAAGGGAAGAACCGCTTTGTCCCGGGCGGCAGCACCGTCATCGGGGCCGGCGATACGCTCCTCTTCCTGACGACGGAGGACCTGGTGGATGAGGTTCGTGCCAGATTGGTCGGGACGGAGGGGGAGGTGTCGATGCAGACAGGGGAGTGAGAGTCCTGCCGCCCCGCACTCCGTCGAGAAGAGTGTCGATTACAGCAACCTCTCCTGGAGCGACGCCTTCGGGGAGGCGATCAACGCCACGTTCCAGAAACAGCGTTTTCCGAACCGGGCGCCTGTCGGCACGGAGGCGGCCGTCGGGTTCGTCCCCCGCACCGTCACCCTCACCGCGGCGGACAACGGTTACGAAACCCTGGCCAGGACGAGCATCTTCCTCGGCTGCCAGGTGAACGATGGGAGGGCCGGGTCGTCAGGCGCCCTCAAGGCGGTGATCGCAAACGAGACTGTGACCGTCCGCACTCTTTCCGGAGGCTTCTATGAAGAGTCCTACGACGCCTACCAGCCATTCATGGCGGCGGTGAAGGGGGCGCTCTCTCACGCATTTTTCTCTCCCTTCACCGGAGTGGCAGGTACCAGAAGTTTGATATCCCCGTCGTGCATGGTCTCTTCTCTATGCTGCACACCCGCGAGATCATCAGGAAGATCTGGGACGCACAGGGCTACGGAAACCTTGCCGTCTGGGAGGACGGCACGACCGCCGTCATCGCCCCGGGCGAGACGCCGGAGAAGAACGGAAAGCCGCCCCTTGCGATCTTCAAGCCCATTCCCCTTGTGGGAGGGTTTTCGATGCTGGACTTTGCCACCCACGACGCCGCACTGCTGGAGCACGTCGAGACGACGATCAGGGAGGCCGGGGTGGAGATCGAGCGGGATTGAGGGGGCGTGTTCCCCCTCGATGTGGTACCGGAAGCGTTCATGAACGGTCTTCTCTGATCGGAACGTCCTTTCGCCGTGAGGCGGCATCTGCAGAGAGAGGGCATAACCCTCAATCGGAGTTTTTATAGTGTGCCGTTTCCCGCTATCATCTTTAGAAATTGCGAAATGCGGTATCAAATGATCGGGTTTTATCAGCACGAAAAATCCATCCCCCACTATGAATAGATCGTCGTTTTTCCTCCTTGTTGCGGTTGTTCTCGGCCTGTTTCTCCTAACCGCCGGGTGCCTGCAGGCGCAGTCCGGACCCATCACGCCTGTCACCGGTGCGGCAACCCCCTCGCCGGAGGTCACATCGCCCTCCACCCCTGACATCGTCGGGGTCTGGACAGGCACGTCGAGCGGGCACATCAAGACCGTGGGGTTCCGTGAGAGTGCTGCCCACCGGTACACCATCACGGCACAGAATGGATCAGCCTTTACCGGCTATAAGGAGTATACAAAGGCGGACGGCGTCAGGTATTCGGAGAACTTCTCCGGCGTCATCACCTCTGACGGGGAGATCTCCATCATCGATCACGACGACGGCTCCGCACTCGGCGAGTTCATCGGACAAGATGAGATCGAACTCCGGTACATCGAGAACGAGGACACTGCGGTGGCCCTCCTCTTCCATCTGAAGAGGGAGAAGAACTGATTTTTCCCCTTCTCTTTTTTCGATCAGTATTTCCGATACACTGTACGCCGATGTCCCACCTCGATCACGTGGATGACCATCACGTCGTCGACGATGGTGAGGATGGCGCGGTATTCGCCGACCCTGAGAGAGTAAAATGGCGGGTTCTGTCCTCCCTGTATCTTCTTCACATGCCTCTTCGGGTCCGTCTCCCCGGCGAGCGACATCAGTTCTTCACCGATCGCGAGGGCGTAGTCCTTCGGGATACGCTTGATGTCACGGCGGGCCGTCGCGGAGAAGAAGACGCGGTAACTCATTCGTCTTTCAGCTCCGCCATGACCTGTTCAAGGGTATAGACCCGACCCTTTTTGATATCTTCGAGAGACTCCTCGATGGCCTTGATGGTGGCGTCGCTGAGGGGTTCGTCATCGACTGCCATCTCCACAAGCCGCTCGATCACGTCGGTGTAGGATTCCCTGGGGTGGACCTTGAGAGAGTCCAGGCGGTGCTTGAGGGGGACCCTGATCTTGATGGTGGTGGTGTCGGTGGCAGTGGGCATACCTGAGTATGCGGAGGTATCCATGATGAAGGTTATGATCGTCTGTATCGATCTCTTCTGAAAGGGGAGAAGAACTGTTCCTTCTCTTTT
Proteins encoded in this window:
- a CDS encoding potassium/proton antiporter, encoding MYSYMALTLEIVLVGIALLFLISIIANKFSERLGVPALLIFLIVGMLAGSEGPGGIPFDDPVIAQAIGIIALAYILFSGGLNTKWEQIQPVLWPGIALSTLGVVLTAVLLGAFAVLVLGFSPLTGLLLGAVVSSTDAAAVFSVLRMARARLKGNLRPFLELESGSNDPMAVLLTTGIIGLILTPGSSIFSLVPMFVQQMAVGSMLGYVMGMVLVSLVNRIRLESEGLYPVLTLTIVLLTYGLTSTLGGNGFIAVYVAGLVMGNSTFVYRKSLVQFHDGIAWLMQIVMFLALGLLVFPSQLALAVVPGLLAALFLILVARPVAVLVTLLPWKMPMNEKILVSWVGLRGAVPIILATYPLVAGVPGADLIFNMVFFIVIVSALVHGTSIPAVARRLGLAAPVEEPLKLSREFEAESDTPSKMLDLVIPPDSPAVGKQVVDLGLPKGALIILMQKGKNRFVPGGSTVIGAGDTLLFLTTEDLVDEVRARLVGTEGEVSMQTGE
- a CDS encoding DUF7557 family protein, with product MDTSAYSGMPTATDTTTIKIRVPLKHRLDSLKVHPRESYTDVIERLVEMAVDDEPLSDATIKAIEESLEDIKKGRVYTLEQVMAELKDE
- a CDS encoding prenyltransferase, whose product is MFREDPDIIESIDSENINAARTTEGVRGEKCEGVNIRQINRAKTNRWYGNVCGDIRFMIRSREYDYDDKKTVTPPAGGDGFDFRTFRHILRIEGLIPFTGCAILIGFAAALWEVGFSGADWRLFGIAVVAVLFVHIDAHIWNDIMDLEVDRREKSRETKRDRPLVYGWATVGDYRKMSAIITVLVVVLTAYLTMQRILIPLLFIMGFFFDYGYNHPRIALGHQPYTEWYIFPWLVVGVTVTIVYAATGIFSLLAFILSLLHGLTVTCFAVSMMRRDVHSDRLGGKKTSSVVSPEIPHATVYGIVTLLVSVLMFYPLVSILGSTEFAYLLILTTAVIAAMNTVCGARIDQLCTRALYSVYPDFESKANTLMLQQVGASMVHAVAITVIVLTSGGIV
- the rsgA gene encoding ribosome small subunit-dependent GTPase A, with product MKQSTSRCGEQHSHTLEDLGWTEEHNAAFSKYAGPYVPGRVACRQKTVWDVLVDGGSITAGISGALRKLGRFPAVGDFVVLLDQPEAGTSTIVDILPRKTLFARGASGRESTDQVIAANIDTVFIVTAAGHDLNARRIERFLAIAHASGARPVIVINKSDLADDPASLADGIASGSPGIPVIPISAASGEGVDRLDPYLPPGTTVALIGSSGVGKSTLINRLMGCPVQETSHTRDYDEKGRHTTTVRQLFVLEGGALMIDNPGLREVGIGTAAAGIADTFPDILELAEGCRFSDCRHEQEPGCAVQAAVRDGVLSAARLENFHRLMRELEFERDKAEIGLVRLEKKRWKEIGKSARDIWKIKGK
- a CDS encoding DUF1848 domain-containing protein; the encoded protein is MKTVAPVIISASRATDIPAFYSEWFMNRLRAGYAVWTNPFNRKFSQKVSFEKTRVFVFWTKNPAPLVPHLDEIERMGYHYYFQYTLNDYEREGLEPGLPPLDERVETFRALAERVGKERVIWRFDPLLLSNDLTVEKLLARVKGVGDRIHASTERLVFSFADIDAYRAVRRRLGWRYREFGLEEMRAFAEGLAALNSDWDLALATCAEEVDLSACRIKKNRCIDDRLLRRLFPDDPALTAFLGPPSQRDLFGRTTPAKGLKDKGQRESCGCIRSKDIGAYSTCPHLCLYCYANSAEGAVRRNSERHRVEEEGLVQTGEGA
- a CDS encoding type II toxin-antitoxin system RelE family toxin, whose translation is MSYRVFFSATARRDIKRIPKDYALAIGEELMSLAGETDPKRHVKKIQGGQNPPFYSLRVGEYRAILTIVDDVMVIHVIEVGHRRTVYRKY